The window CTGTCGCATAAGCGTAAATAGCCGTCTAAATAACTCACGGGCGGAACAGTATAAATAACGATAAATTTTCGTTGTATCTGGGGAAAAGTTTGTTATCAGCCGGTGTATCGAATCTTGATTTGTACACGGCTTAACGAAGACCGTGTAGACGTTTCTTCTCTCCATGCAAACATTATTTGAACAGTGTACTTCTATTTGAACTGCACATCTATGTTTATGCTACCGTTTTTCCTTTACCCTGTTCACAATTTCTAGACGAACATGATACTTCTTTAACGATCTTAAATCGTATTCTTATTACAAAGGGCtggcaattttatttcatcgtaCCGTAAGTCCTTTGAGAAAATTACCTTTCTGGATAGGTCTACAAATTTTTGATAAGAAAAACGGTGCGAAGTGAATGTACGTTACAAAGACAACGAAAGGGTTGGTGTTGATCGGTAGAAAAGCACGTGGAAGATTAACGATGTCTGTCGAACCGGAATTACGTGTCACGTTTTATTAATCTTGTTACGCGTAGTTTGCGTTTCAAAGGCACTAGGTCGTCGGACAACAAGTACGTCACATTTTACTTGTCCGTCAATCTTAATTGAATTCACCACCCAAGTGAAAACTAACCGAGAGCTTCGATTGACCGCTCGCCGTGGCGTATTCAATGTACCAACTTATGTAAAGCATGCTCAACGAGCCACAATTGGGTCGTGTCGCGACGCTTAAACGCGACGAATTGTTCTTCTAAGAACTCGCCACTGGCTAATATCAATCGACTCCAGAATTtcataaaaaacaaaacaacACATTTTGTCTTTAGAAGATTTTGTTGTATCATGGAGGAAGAGAATAATCTACGAAGGATTAGAAAGGTGttgataataaatttgaaatatcagagaagagaATAACGGAGAAGATTGACTCGTCGAAGGTGAGGCATCAATCGGTACACGTAAAGGGTCTATGCTGGCCCGGTTCCGATCGACCATTAATTCACTGGGAGATAGCGATCGAAGGAAAGAGCGGACAGGCACGGCTCTCCTCCGTCAATTCTGTCTAAAATAGTCGACCGATAAACAGAAGCTAACGAGCTGCTACCGGATCGCCCCCACGGTATACTAATTTCACGCTAGTTGGACCCTACGTTGGAATAAACGATCTACATACCGACAGGTTTCGGCACGTTTCTCTTCACCTGCATCCACTTGTAGGTGGGTACGTgtggttgttgttgttgctgctgttgcggCAGTGGTGGGTGGTGTCCGTGGGGATGCTGTTGGTGATGATGCCCGTGTGCATGCTGGTGCGGATGTTGGGGATGTCCCGATTGCTGGAGAACGTGATAAGCCGTTGGGTCAGGGTTTTCCTCCTTGTAATGACCGGTCGTGTGTGCCGTGTAGTCGTTCTGCCGGATCTGAGGGTGATAGTGGAGCGTGTCCTCCGTGGTTGGCAGTTGATGAAGATAGTTGGTGGTACCAGCGACTGGTAGCTGGTAGTCGGGCTcgtgatgatgatggtgatggtggtggtgatgaCTAGAAGACTGATGATGCAACTGCTGCTCGTGTTCCGTTCTGTGGGCAGGAGGGACCATCGAGGTCTGGTGGAGACCGCTAGTCGAGCCAGGAAGATGGTGATGGTGGTGCTCGTCTCTGTAAGCCGCCTGTTGGACGTGGTAACTCTGGTGAGGATCCACCGATCCGTGGGATCCATTCGGGTGTTGGTGCTGTTGGCCTGTGGGATAGCCCGAAGACGAAGAGGTCGCGTAGTCCAGATTCGTGTAGCTCAGACCATTCTCCGACGAGATGATCGCGGTCGTGGTTCCATCCTCGTGCAAAACGCCGGCCGACGGGGAGTAGAACCCTTGCGGAGGAGTTCCAGAAGAGGCTGCCGATTCCGCGGCCAGGAAACTCTccgaggaagaggaggaataAGGGGAGACGGCTGTCTGAGGGAAATAATGAGCCGGAGCAAGTTCCGGCGAGGGTGGTACCGGCACGTGTCCTC is drawn from Osmia lignaria lignaria isolate PbOS001 chromosome 14, iyOsmLign1, whole genome shotgun sequence and contains these coding sequences:
- the LOC117605650 gene encoding uncharacterized protein LOC117605650 isoform X2, which codes for MMMMDMGMYGTYGKPDSYPNYVCTGQGNHHHHQPVSVGGHVPVPPSPELAPAHYFPQTAVSPYSSSSSESFLAAESAASSGTPPQGFYSPSAGVLHEDGTTTAIISSENGLSYTNLDYATSSSSGYPTGQQHQHPNGSHGSVDPHQSYHVQQAAYRDEHHHHHLPGSTSGLHQTSMVPPAHRTEHEQQLHHQSSSHHHHHHHHHHEPDYQLPVAGTTNYLHQLPTTEDTLHYHPQIRQNDYTAHTTGHYKEENPDPTAYHVLQQSGHPQHPHQHAHGHHHQQHPHGHHPPLPQQQQQQQPHVPTYKWMQVKRNVPKPVAKSNSSVGDYGGSSIGGGNASAYTNTANGPVSCLTGGPLVGIAGGFNNTGRTNFTNKQLTELEKEFHFNKYLTRARRIEIASALQLNETQVKIWFQNRRMKQKKRMKEGLIPSENTTVAPLGGARSSSNSPTNSSTHEASSGLGLSNFTNDNSRESPPSSSKD
- the LOC117605650 gene encoding uncharacterized protein LOC117605650 isoform X1, whose protein sequence is MMMMDMGMYGTYGKPDSYPNYVCTGQGNHHHHQPVSVGGHVPVPPSPELAPAHYFPQTAVSPYSSSSSESFLAAESAASSGTPPQGFYSPSAGVLHEDGTTTAIISSENGLSYTNLDYATSSSSGYPTGQQHQHPNGSHGSVDPHQSYHVQQAAYRDEHHHHHLPGSTSGLHQTSMVPPAHRTEHEQQLHHQSSSHHHHHHHHHHEPDYQLPVAGTTNYLHQLPTTEDTLHYHPQIRQNDYTAHTTGHYKEENPDPTAYHVLQQSGHPQHPHQHAHGHHHQQHPHGHHPPLPQQQQQQQPHVPTYKWMQVKRNVPKPVAAKSNSSVGDYGGSSIGGGNASAYTNTANGPVSCLTGGPLVGIAGGFNNTGRTNFTNKQLTELEKEFHFNKYLTRARRIEIASALQLNETQVKIWFQNRRMKQKKRMKEGLIPSENTTVAPLGGARSSSNSPTNSSTHEASSGLGLSNFTNDNSRESPPSSSKD